A window of the Pseudoalteromonas sp. A25 genome harbors these coding sequences:
- a CDS encoding aminodeoxychorismate/anthranilate synthase component II yields the protein MTPKTKVYFLDNFDSFSYNLVDELTLLGLDMVVYRNHLSARRIFDKMLQEQQTVVLVLSPGPGNPAQAGCLLELIELCKGKFPMLGICLGQQALTQSYGGTIGHAGETVHGKASIIEIDEHPVFAGLGEQMPVARYHSLMATKVPKSLKVIARYQDIPMAIYHHEDRVLGYQFHPESILTPDGAQLLQQSINYLTR from the coding sequence ATGACACCTAAAACAAAAGTCTACTTTTTAGATAATTTTGACTCCTTTAGCTACAACTTGGTTGATGAGTTAACACTATTAGGTCTGGATATGGTGGTTTATCGTAACCACCTCAGTGCACGGCGCATTTTTGACAAAATGTTACAAGAGCAGCAAACGGTTGTTTTAGTGCTCTCTCCAGGGCCAGGTAACCCAGCTCAAGCAGGCTGCTTATTGGAGCTTATTGAGCTGTGCAAAGGTAAGTTTCCAATGCTTGGGATCTGCCTAGGCCAACAAGCGCTCACCCAAAGCTACGGCGGCACAATTGGTCACGCAGGAGAAACCGTTCATGGTAAAGCATCTATTATTGAGATTGACGAGCATCCGGTGTTTGCAGGACTAGGTGAACAAATGCCCGTTGCACGTTACCACTCTTTAATGGCGACCAAGGTTCCTAAGTCTCTCAAAGTTATTGCTCGATACCAAGATATACCAATGGCAATCTATCATCACGAAGACCGAGTATTGGGCTACCAATTTCACCCTGAATCAATTTTAACCCCAGATGGTGCGCAACTATTGCAGCAAAGCATCAACTATTTAACGCGTTAG
- a CDS encoding anthranilate synthase component 1 produces MIFSHITTTPGEVTSIRQRRDYISSPLSLYAALEKNNSLLLESAEIDSKDNVKSIILADAALRIECAGKDVTVKALSNNGQQLLSFLQSQVKSCHTTLEEDTLTLTYQGIDEELDEFSKLKADNAFSALRTCINSIKRNSDTPFSVFLGGVFAYDMVANFERLEEVPNGDNSCPDYVFYLAETLVLIDHQAQTTELIGNVFNGPDVHANCFEVGKQLEQLNTRCDSLTPYLAAPNSGNAAVNVNIDDETFCEQVSMLKQNIIDGDIFQVVPSRTFSLPCAQPLAAYQQLKQQNPSPYMFYMQDQDFVLFGASPESALKYCTDSNQVEIYPIAGTRPRGKFADGKINPDLDSRIELELRNDQKERAEHLMLVDLARNDIARISVAGTRHAKELLKVDRYSQVMHLVSRVVGQLKPDLDALHAYQACMNMGTLVGAPKVKAAQLVRQVEKQRRGSYGGAVGYLTGDGAMDSCIVIRSAFVKDGTAYVQAGAGVVYDSVPQAEADETRAKAQAVIKAVQSTYQGAKR; encoded by the coding sequence TTGATTTTTAGTCACATAACAACCACACCAGGTGAAGTGACCAGCATAAGGCAACGACGTGATTACATAAGTAGTCCCTTGTCGTTATATGCGGCGCTGGAAAAAAACAACTCGCTATTGTTGGAGTCTGCTGAAATTGACTCTAAAGATAATGTAAAAAGCATTATTTTAGCCGACGCAGCGCTACGTATTGAATGTGCAGGTAAAGATGTTACCGTTAAAGCACTATCTAATAATGGCCAGCAGCTGCTTAGCTTTTTACAATCTCAAGTAAAGAGCTGTCACACAACACTTGAGGAAGATACATTAACGCTCACTTATCAAGGCATTGATGAAGAGCTTGATGAGTTTAGTAAACTTAAAGCAGATAATGCGTTTAGCGCACTGCGTACGTGCATTAATAGTATCAAGCGTAACTCAGACACTCCTTTTTCCGTCTTTTTAGGTGGCGTGTTTGCTTATGACATGGTGGCTAACTTTGAACGCTTAGAAGAGGTGCCTAATGGCGACAACAGTTGCCCAGACTATGTATTTTATCTCGCTGAAACTTTAGTGCTAATTGACCACCAAGCACAAACCACAGAGCTTATTGGCAACGTATTTAACGGCCCAGATGTACATGCAAATTGCTTTGAAGTGGGCAAACAATTGGAGCAACTGAATACGCGCTGCGATAGTCTAACGCCCTATTTAGCTGCCCCCAACTCAGGCAATGCTGCTGTAAACGTTAATATCGATGACGAGACTTTTTGTGAACAAGTTTCAATGCTAAAGCAAAACATTATAGATGGCGATATTTTCCAAGTTGTACCTTCACGCACTTTCTCACTACCATGCGCGCAGCCTCTTGCCGCTTATCAACAACTAAAACAACAAAACCCAAGCCCATATATGTTTTACATGCAGGACCAAGACTTTGTGCTGTTTGGCGCGTCACCTGAATCTGCATTGAAATACTGTACTGATAGCAATCAAGTAGAAATTTATCCCATTGCAGGTACTCGTCCACGCGGAAAATTTGCCGATGGCAAAATAAACCCAGATCTGGATAGCCGCATTGAACTAGAGCTTAGAAACGACCAAAAAGAACGTGCTGAACACCTTATGCTAGTCGACCTTGCTCGCAATGATATCGCGCGTATAAGCGTTGCCGGTACACGCCATGCTAAAGAGTTATTGAAAGTTGACCGCTATTCGCAAGTGATGCATTTAGTCTCGCGCGTTGTAGGCCAATTAAAACCTGATTTAGATGCCCTGCACGCTTACCAAGCTTGTATGAATATGGGTACCTTAGTCGGCGCACCTAAAGTAAAAGCAGCTCAGCTTGTGCGCCAAGTAGAAAAACAACGACGCGGCAGCTATGGCGGAGCGGTCGGCTACCTTACCGGCGATGGCGCAATGGACTCTTGCATCGTTATTCGCTCAGCGTTTGTTAAAGATGGAACAGCGTATGTGCAAGCCGGTGCGGGCGTAGTGTATGACTCCGTACCACAGGCTGAAGCCGATGAAACACGTGCAAAAGCACAAGCTGTAATTAAAGCGGTGCAATCTACTTATCAAGGAGCCAAGAGATGA
- the rnm gene encoding RNase RNM — protein MIKYDLHSHTTFSDGRLSVAELLERATEKGVDVLAITDHDTVAAVEPAREYIKEHALDLELISGVEISTKWQSFEIHIVGLSVDISDPKLTALLHSQQAKREARALEIGNRLAKRGYEGIYDRAKELAGSAEITRAHFAAALVERGVANNVQGVFKKFLARNKTGYVPSQWCDMETAIAAIKSAGGVSVLAHPARYQMSNKWLRKLLGEFKLVGGQAMEVAQPQQAPSERQFLGQLSQEYSLLASQGSDFHYPMPWLELGKNLYLPKDCQGVWQFWQPDEERLQ, from the coding sequence TTGATAAAATACGACTTACACAGTCATACCACTTTTTCTGATGGTCGTTTAAGCGTGGCAGAGCTTTTAGAGCGCGCAACAGAAAAAGGCGTTGATGTACTGGCAATCACCGATCACGATACAGTCGCTGCTGTAGAGCCTGCAAGAGAATACATAAAGGAACATGCGCTTGACTTAGAGCTGATCTCTGGAGTTGAGATCTCGACTAAATGGCAAAGTTTTGAAATTCATATTGTTGGATTATCAGTCGACATTTCAGATCCAAAACTGACTGCACTTTTGCACTCTCAGCAGGCCAAGCGTGAGGCACGTGCGCTAGAAATAGGTAACCGCTTAGCAAAAAGAGGCTATGAGGGCATTTATGACCGTGCTAAAGAACTTGCTGGCAGTGCAGAGATCACGCGTGCACACTTTGCTGCAGCGCTCGTGGAGCGGGGGGTGGCAAATAATGTGCAAGGTGTGTTTAAAAAGTTTTTAGCGCGCAATAAAACCGGTTACGTACCAAGCCAGTGGTGTGATATGGAAACGGCCATTGCAGCAATAAAATCAGCCGGTGGAGTGAGCGTGTTAGCACATCCCGCTCGTTATCAAATGTCGAACAAGTGGTTACGTAAACTACTTGGCGAGTTTAAGCTCGTTGGTGGTCAGGCAATGGAAGTTGCTCAGCCTCAACAAGCGCCTAGTGAACGACAGTTTTTGGGGCAATTAAGTCAAGAATATAGTCTGTTAGCCAGCCAAGGTTCTGACTTTCATTACCCAATGCCTTGGTTAGAGCTCGGAAAAAACCTATACTTACCAAAAGATTGCCAAGGTGTTTGGCAATTTTGGCAACCGGACGAGGAGCGTTTACAGTGA
- a CDS encoding L-threonylcarbamoyladenylate synthase, translated as MSQFFHIHPENPQARLIKQAAEIIQQGGVVVYPTDSGYAIGCAIGNKQAKERIERIRGIEKHHNFTLMCRDLSELATYARVDNQMFRLIKNNTPGPYTFIFKGTKEVPKRLLNDKKKTIGMRVTDHPIASALLAELGEPMMSCSLILPGEQFTESDPDEIRMRIEKQVDLIIHGGYLIEQATTVIDLSEDDIEILRVGCGDTSVFE; from the coding sequence GTGAGCCAATTTTTTCATATTCATCCAGAAAACCCACAGGCTAGGCTCATCAAGCAAGCAGCAGAAATTATCCAGCAAGGTGGCGTTGTGGTTTATCCTACCGACTCAGGTTATGCCATAGGCTGTGCCATTGGTAATAAACAAGCAAAAGAGCGTATCGAGCGTATCCGTGGTATTGAAAAACATCATAATTTTACTTTAATGTGTCGAGATCTATCGGAGCTGGCGACTTATGCACGAGTCGACAACCAAATGTTTCGTTTGATAAAAAACAATACGCCTGGTCCTTACACCTTTATTTTTAAAGGCACTAAAGAGGTGCCAAAACGTCTGCTTAATGATAAGAAAAAAACCATTGGCATGCGTGTAACTGACCACCCAATCGCATCGGCATTACTTGCTGAGCTTGGTGAGCCAATGATGTCTTGTTCTCTTATTTTGCCAGGCGAACAGTTTACAGAGTCGGACCCAGACGAAATTCGTATGCGAATTGAAAAGCAAGTAGACTTAATTATTCACGGTGGTTATTTAATCGAACAAGCAACAACCGTGATTGATTTATCAGAGGACGATATTGAAATCTTGCGTGTTGGCTGTGGTGATACGTCTGTGTTTGAGTAA
- a CDS encoding segregation and condensation protein A, with amino-acid sequence MVNDAPVQQKLPLAFLNGEAVVDKPEDLYIPPDALEVILETFEGPLDLLLYLIKRHKLDILQLPILSITEQYVAYVELMKDLQLELAGEYLVMAALLAQIKSRMLLPVHEELEEEEDPRAELVRRLQEYEQFKLAAENLDVIPRVGRDIFTAHALLDEAAEPDVLFPDIDLKELVLALGEVMARAKTFEHHHISAETLSTRERMSQILQYLSEHTGPCAFNKLFNVAEGRSGVVVTFIAMLELIKEQLITCLQVAPDSEIYLSLQLQQ; translated from the coding sequence GTGGTGAATGACGCACCTGTGCAGCAAAAACTACCACTGGCCTTTTTAAATGGCGAGGCGGTAGTTGATAAGCCTGAGGATCTCTACATTCCGCCTGATGCGCTGGAAGTAATACTTGAGACCTTTGAAGGTCCATTGGATTTGCTTTTATATCTTATCAAGCGTCACAAACTCGACATTTTACAGCTACCTATATTAAGCATTACCGAGCAGTACGTTGCCTATGTAGAATTGATGAAAGACCTACAATTGGAGTTGGCTGGCGAGTACTTGGTGATGGCAGCACTGTTGGCACAAATAAAATCTCGTATGTTATTGCCAGTCCATGAAGAGCTTGAGGAAGAAGAAGATCCTAGAGCCGAGCTTGTAAGGCGTTTACAAGAGTATGAACAGTTCAAGCTCGCCGCAGAAAACCTAGATGTGATCCCTCGTGTTGGTCGTGATATTTTCACCGCACACGCCTTATTAGATGAAGCAGCAGAGCCGGATGTGTTATTTCCTGATATCGATCTTAAAGAGTTGGTATTGGCGCTTGGTGAAGTGATGGCAAGAGCTAAAACCTTCGAGCATCATCACATCAGTGCTGAAACGTTATCGACTCGAGAGCGAATGAGCCAGATCCTTCAGTATTTATCTGAGCATACTGGGCCGTGTGCGTTTAATAAGCTATTTAACGTTGCAGAAGGGCGCAGTGGTGTAGTTGTTACCTTTATTGCAATGCTAGAACTCATAAAAGAGCAATTGATCACCTGCTTGCAAGTTGCGCCAGATAGTGAAATTTATTTGAGCTTGCAGCTACAACAGTAG
- the scpB gene encoding SMC-Scp complex subunit ScpB has protein sequence MATRRISDEQLVELIEAAIFVADKPLSKKRLKETVLQDIAVSNVRVDKALNSIFEHYQTRGIRLVEVATGFRFQACASLSPWLSNLFQEKAPKYSRATLETLALIAYRQPITRGEIEQVRGVTVSSNIMKSLQEREWIKVVGYKEVPGKPALYATTKQFLDYFSLSGLNMLPKLPEQHSVKIDQMLNDPSVREPS, from the coding sequence ATGGCAACACGTCGAATTAGCGATGAACAACTTGTTGAGCTAATAGAAGCGGCAATTTTTGTTGCCGATAAACCGTTGTCAAAAAAGCGCTTAAAAGAAACAGTGTTGCAAGATATCGCTGTATCAAATGTACGGGTCGATAAAGCCCTCAACAGCATTTTTGAACATTATCAAACACGTGGCATTCGGCTTGTAGAAGTTGCCACAGGGTTTAGGTTTCAGGCCTGTGCGAGTTTAAGTCCTTGGCTTAGCAACCTATTTCAAGAAAAAGCACCCAAATATTCGCGAGCAACATTAGAGACGCTCGCACTAATAGCCTATCGTCAGCCCATTACTCGAGGTGAGATTGAGCAGGTGAGAGGTGTAACGGTAAGCTCTAATATCATGAAGAGTTTACAAGAGCGAGAGTGGATAAAAGTCGTCGGCTACAAAGAAGTGCCGGGGAAGCCTGCATTATACGCAACCACAAAACAATTTTTAGATTATTTTTCTTTATCTGGTCTAAATATGTTGCCTAAATTACCAGAGCAACACAGTGTAAAAATAGATCAGATGCTGAACGATCCTTCTGTGAGAGAACCATCTTAA
- the rluB gene encoding 23S rRNA pseudouridine(2605) synthase RluB, whose translation MSEKLQKVLARAGVGSRREMEKYIEANRVSVDGKVARLGDRVEENAVIRVDGHIVKIEQQEDRICRVIMYHKPEGELCTRKDPEGRRTVFDRLPRIDGDRWIAIGRLDINTSGLLLFTNDGELANRLMHPKYEVEREYSARVFGDVTNETLKNLTKGVELDDGPAKFLKIKPMGGEGINKWFNVTLTEGRNREVRRLWQSQDVEVSRLIRIRYGKLELNKRLPQGGWEELNLEDVNYLRKSVKLRNETQTKLSVIPEKRKDKRAKINQIRKAVKKHNQRVQKPKKRT comes from the coding sequence ATGAGTGAAAAGTTACAAAAAGTATTAGCCAGAGCCGGTGTGGGTTCACGCCGTGAAATGGAAAAATACATTGAAGCAAACCGTGTAAGTGTTGACGGTAAAGTGGCAAGGCTGGGTGATAGAGTTGAAGAGAACGCGGTCATACGCGTTGACGGCCACATCGTAAAAATTGAGCAACAAGAAGACAGAATTTGCCGTGTGATCATGTATCACAAGCCTGAAGGGGAGTTGTGCACGCGTAAAGACCCAGAAGGGCGTCGTACGGTGTTTGATAGGCTACCACGTATTGATGGCGACCGCTGGATAGCCATAGGTCGTCTTGATATCAACACATCAGGTTTATTGTTGTTTACCAATGATGGTGAATTAGCTAACCGCTTAATGCACCCAAAATATGAGGTTGAACGTGAATATTCAGCCCGTGTATTTGGGGATGTAACCAACGAAACACTGAAAAACTTAACGAAAGGCGTTGAATTGGATGATGGCCCTGCCAAGTTTTTGAAGATTAAACCGATGGGCGGTGAAGGTATTAACAAGTGGTTCAACGTTACACTGACCGAAGGGCGTAACCGCGAAGTGCGTCGTTTGTGGCAATCACAAGATGTTGAAGTATCGCGCCTAATTCGTATTCGTTATGGTAAGTTAGAGTTAAACAAACGTCTGCCACAAGGTGGTTGGGAAGAACTTAACTTAGAAGATGTTAACTATTTGCGTAAGTCAGTGAAGCTACGCAACGAAACGCAAACTAAGTTATCTGTGATCCCTGAAAAGCGCAAAGATAAGCGTGCGAAAATAAATCAAATTCGAAAAGCGGTTAAAAAGCACAATCAACGTGTGCAAAAGCCGAAAAAACGTACATAG
- a CDS encoding amidohydrolase family protein, translated as MFSRINTKFLAVIIFTTLLLGCVSTEQKTKQNKYSQQDTAYVNGQFFNPSLGFENKTVITRDGIVIANVDALSDNFPGKVIDLQGKWGIPGLIDMHTHSFGNFIPNAKNDAPGTQGVSQRVLKAGVTGLVDLFGDETALIDVRTRQRNAEFVGADIYASLTCFTAPKGHCSEYGITTRTVSTVEQAQKQMVELAKQKPDVIKIVYQPSDDQPSISKAVFAQLVQDSKKLGIKSIAHIKTWQDIRDAAEVGVSAVTHVPRGEIPQDIAGLMANFDVAIIPTLTVHSDFVNYLFDPSVLDAPLLTELVPDTLISAYRSNELVAKYQDRETSFQQRNEVTFGAIKTMSEAGVKILVGTDAGNWNTIQGYSVHREMKLLTDAGISPLQAIASATTHSADFLGIKSGFNEGDHANFVILNASPVEDILNTQQIALVVKNGNIVVQNDLSLSKL; from the coding sequence ATGTTTTCGCGAATAAATACAAAATTTTTAGCTGTCATCATTTTTACGACACTTCTACTTGGCTGCGTATCTACGGAGCAAAAAACCAAACAAAATAAATACTCTCAACAAGATACCGCCTATGTGAACGGCCAGTTTTTTAATCCAAGCCTAGGCTTTGAGAACAAAACGGTTATTACAAGAGACGGTATTGTTATCGCTAATGTTGATGCTTTGTCGGATAACTTTCCAGGTAAAGTCATTGACTTACAAGGTAAGTGGGGGATCCCGGGGCTCATAGATATGCATACCCATTCATTTGGTAACTTTATTCCAAATGCTAAAAACGATGCTCCCGGAACTCAAGGTGTTTCACAAAGAGTATTAAAAGCTGGCGTTACAGGGTTAGTTGACTTATTTGGGGATGAAACTGCACTTATTGATGTAAGAACTCGACAACGCAACGCCGAGTTTGTTGGTGCCGATATCTATGCTAGCCTCACTTGCTTTACGGCTCCTAAAGGACATTGCTCAGAGTATGGCATTACCACAAGAACGGTCAGCACTGTTGAACAAGCACAAAAGCAGATGGTGGAACTGGCAAAGCAAAAGCCAGATGTTATTAAAATTGTTTATCAACCAAGCGACGACCAACCTTCAATTTCCAAGGCCGTGTTTGCGCAGTTAGTTCAAGATTCTAAAAAGCTGGGCATAAAATCCATTGCACATATTAAAACTTGGCAAGATATTAGAGATGCGGCTGAAGTCGGCGTTTCAGCAGTTACTCACGTGCCAAGAGGCGAAATACCACAAGACATTGCAGGTTTAATGGCAAATTTTGACGTTGCAATTATACCTACCTTGACCGTTCACAGCGATTTTGTGAACTATTTATTTGACCCTTCGGTACTTGACGCTCCGCTACTAACAGAGCTTGTGCCTGACACTTTAATTTCTGCCTATCGCTCCAATGAGCTAGTTGCTAAATACCAAGACCGCGAGACGAGTTTCCAACAAAGAAATGAGGTTACGTTTGGCGCGATTAAAACTATGAGTGAGGCTGGCGTTAAAATCTTGGTTGGCACCGATGCCGGAAATTGGAATACCATTCAAGGGTACTCTGTGCACAGAGAAATGAAACTTTTGACCGATGCGGGTATATCCCCACTGCAAGCGATTGCATCAGCAACCACCCATTCAGCAGACTTTTTAGGTATCAAAAGTGGCTTTAATGAAGGGGATCATGCCAATTTTGTTATCTTAAATGCATCCCCTGTTGAAGACATTTTAAATACTCAACAGATAGCGCTGGTAGTAAAAAATGGCAACATAGTAGTGCAAAATGATTTGAGCCTGAGCAAACTATAA
- a CDS encoding cupin domain-containing protein has translation MTSNLFEKLPDDKTKEHFEDLITANNVRIERIVSYGQKSSEDFWYDQSEHEWVIVLAGNGTVEFNNGQKYTLEQGDHLTIPAHTKHRVSHTSTEQATIWLAVFYSD, from the coding sequence ATGACAAGCAACCTCTTTGAAAAACTTCCTGATGACAAAACGAAAGAGCATTTTGAAGACTTAATAACGGCTAACAATGTTCGAATTGAAAGGATCGTTTCTTATGGTCAAAAATCCAGTGAGGATTTTTGGTATGACCAAAGTGAGCATGAGTGGGTGATCGTGTTAGCTGGCAACGGCACCGTTGAATTTAACAATGGGCAGAAATATACGCTTGAGCAAGGCGACCACCTTACTATTCCCGCCCACACGAAACATCGCGTAAGCCATACGTCCACTGAGCAAGCAACCATTTGGCTTGCAGTGTTTTATAGTGACTAA
- a CDS encoding homoserine O-succinyltransferase, with translation MPITVKDELPAIVRLRQENVFVMPKSRAKTQEIRPMRLAILNLMPNKVETEVQFIRLLANSPLQVNVDLLRLDTHRSSDNSEQHLDMFYRYFSDVKDQNYDALIITGAPLAHLEYDDVIYWQELQEFFDWAEHHVTSTLFSCWAAHAGLYHHHGLKRELKKDKLCGVFKHQCYFEHGALTRGFDDEFLVPHSRYGHIDPQQIAQSKELVILAGSDEVGAYLIKNVSGSQVYITGHPEYDADTLLKEYQRDITKSDDAPKPYNYFPNDDASQKPAKTWQSHAFLLFSNWLNYYVYQTTPYDINLVSQDVRTNNYAE, from the coding sequence ATGCCAATTACAGTAAAAGATGAATTGCCAGCAATTGTGCGTCTGCGCCAAGAAAATGTGTTTGTTATGCCAAAAAGTCGCGCAAAAACCCAAGAGATCCGTCCAATGCGTTTGGCTATATTGAACCTGATGCCAAATAAGGTTGAGACTGAGGTGCAATTTATCCGTTTGTTGGCAAACTCTCCGCTTCAGGTTAACGTTGATTTATTGCGTTTAGATACCCATCGCAGCTCCGATAATTCTGAGCAGCATCTGGATATGTTTTATCGTTATTTTTCTGACGTAAAAGATCAAAACTACGATGCATTGATCATCACAGGTGCGCCTTTGGCACACCTTGAATATGATGACGTAATTTACTGGCAAGAATTACAAGAGTTTTTTGATTGGGCAGAGCACCACGTTACTTCAACTCTGTTTTCTTGTTGGGCTGCGCATGCAGGGCTATATCATCATCACGGCTTAAAACGCGAGCTCAAAAAAGATAAGTTATGTGGTGTGTTTAAGCATCAATGCTACTTCGAGCACGGCGCACTAACGCGCGGGTTTGATGATGAGTTTTTAGTGCCTCATTCTCGCTACGGTCATATAGACCCTCAGCAGATCGCTCAAAGTAAAGAACTAGTGATATTGGCAGGCTCAGATGAAGTTGGTGCATATTTGATAAAGAATGTTTCCGGCAGTCAAGTGTATATCACCGGCCACCCAGAATATGATGCAGATACATTACTTAAAGAATATCAACGTGACATTACCAAAAGCGATGATGCCCCTAAGCCGTATAACTATTTTCCGAATGACGATGCATCTCAAAAGCCTGCAAAAACGTGGCAAAGCCATGCCTTTTTGTTATTCTCCAACTGGCTAAACTACTATGTTTACCAAACTACACCATACGATATTAACCTCGTTAGCCAAGATGTAAGGACTAACAATTATGCCGAATAA
- a CDS encoding homocysteine S-methyltransferase family protein, with translation MPNKRAALTEALKQRILILDGAMGTMIQKHKLEEQDYRGERFKDWHVLVKGNNDLLSITKPEVIEQIHRDFLDAGADIIETNTFNSTTISMEDYDMASLSKEINVASAQLARKLCDEYTAQNPAKPRYVAGVLGPTSKTCSISPDVNDPGYRNVTFDQLVKAYVESTLALIEGGSDLILIETIFDTLNAKAASFAVEEAFEQAGVTLPVMISGTITDASGRTLSGQTTEAFYNSIRHIKPLSIGLNCALGPDLLRQYVVELSRVCETFTSVHPNAGLPNEFGEYDLEAPEMAKEIIDWGKEGLINIVGGCCGTTPEHISAFAQGLEGVAPRQLPELEVRMRLAGLEACNLN, from the coding sequence ATGCCGAATAAACGCGCCGCCTTAACAGAGGCATTAAAGCAACGAATTTTAATTTTGGATGGTGCTATGGGCACGATGATCCAAAAACACAAGTTAGAAGAGCAAGACTATCGAGGTGAAAGGTTTAAAGACTGGCACGTATTAGTTAAAGGCAATAACGATTTGTTGAGTATTACCAAACCAGAGGTGATTGAACAAATACATCGTGACTTTTTGGATGCGGGTGCGGATATTATTGAAACCAATACCTTTAACTCTACTACTATCTCCATGGAAGACTATGACATGGCAAGCCTGAGCAAAGAGATTAATGTTGCTTCGGCGCAGCTTGCGCGTAAGCTATGTGACGAATATACGGCGCAAAACCCAGCAAAACCGCGTTATGTGGCAGGTGTGTTGGGGCCAACTTCTAAAACTTGCTCTATCTCGCCTGATGTAAATGACCCAGGATATAGAAACGTAACTTTTGATCAGCTAGTTAAAGCGTATGTTGAGTCAACATTGGCATTAATTGAAGGTGGCTCAGATCTGATTTTAATAGAGACAATATTTGACACGCTTAACGCTAAAGCAGCCTCATTTGCGGTAGAAGAAGCATTTGAGCAAGCGGGGGTGACGTTGCCTGTAATGATCTCTGGGACTATCACAGACGCCTCTGGGCGCACTTTATCGGGTCAAACGACTGAAGCATTTTACAACTCAATTCGTCATATTAAGCCGCTTTCAATAGGCTTAAATTGTGCGCTAGGCCCAGATTTACTTCGTCAATATGTGGTTGAGTTATCTAGAGTATGTGAAACTTTCACTTCAGTGCATCCTAATGCAGGCTTACCGAATGAATTTGGTGAGTATGATTTAGAAGCGCCAGAAATGGCCAAAGAAATTATAGACTGGGGCAAAGAAGGGCTGATCAATATTGTGGGTGGCTGCTGTGGCACCACGCCTGAACATATCAGCGCATTTGCTCAGGGGCTTGAAGGTGTTGCACCTCGCCAACTACCTGAGCTTGAAGTTCGCATGCGCTTGGCAGGCCTTGAAGCCTGTAATTTGAATTAG